Genomic segment of Euzebyales bacterium:
ACGGGATGTGGCCCAGTTTGGTCTAGGGCGCCGGTCTGGGGGACCGGAGATCCCCGGTTCAAATCCGGGCATCCCGACGCATCACCGCAGGTGAGAGCGTCGCGGTCGACGACCACCGAAGCTGCTGCTACCGGATTGCTAACGGGCCGCATCACACGTCACCGTCCACGACCGCTGCTACCCGCGCGGCCGCTTCGTCCTGCAGGTTCGCGGTGACATGCGAATAGACGTCGCCGGTGATCGCGATCGAGCTGTGTCCGAGCCGCTCGGCGACGATCTTGACGTCACGCCCGCCTCAAGCATGTACGTCGCGTGACAAGGACGGGATCTTGGCGGCGCCGGCTTCAGAAAGGCGCACACCATGCGGTTGAGGTAGTGAAAGGTGAGCGCGGTGAGCGGCGGGCCGGTGACGAACTCCCGGTCCATCTGGATCCAGGCGTCGCGCAGCCATTGAGGCTGCGTCGGGCGCGTGGGGACTGAGATGCCATCGAACGAACGCTCAACGAGCGGCCGGGTCAACCTGTTCAGCGCCATCTGCACATCCTCCCCGTTCGCACCCGCAGCGGCCACAGCTCTAGCCGAGATGGCGACGCGCGAGCGGAAAGCCGCTACGGGACGGCTGATCGCCGCGGTGCGGCCATGTCCGCCTCACGGCCCTTGCCGGCGCTCATCCTGCACTTCTTTGGGCGGCCGGTCCAGCGTCCCTCGCGTTGCCGGCGGGTGGACCGAATTCGGCTCGATGTGCTGCTCAAGAGGCTGGATGTGCGGCCCCTCGCACTGGATGATCTCGACAACTTAGCGTCGATGCTCGGCGATGCGGATGGTCTGGTCCACTGGGGGCCGCCGCGCAACCGGGAGAAATCGCGTTCGTGGATCGAGCGGAACATCCGGCGCTACGAGGAAGACCGGTTCGGGAGGTGCGCCGTCATCCTTCGTGACACCGGTGAGTTCGTCGGCGACTGCGGACTCATCCGCACTCGCGTGGAGAGACAGTCGGAGGTCGAACTGGGCTGGATCGTCCGCCGCGCCCATCGGGGAAAGGGGATCGCGACGGAGGCCGCCGCCTCGTGGCGGGACTATGCGTTCGACACCCTGGGGCTGGAGCGGATCGTGTCGATGGTGAGCGAGAACAACGTCGCGTCTCGCCGCGTCGCGGAGAAGCTAGGAATGACGGTCGAGCGCGAAGCCACGTGGGGCGACCTCCCTCACTTGATGTACTTCCTACAACGCGACCACCGCAGTCGATGAGTCAGTCTGCGAAGACGCCTTCAGTGGGTTCCGAAGTCGCAAACGGCGTCGAGGTGCACGAAGCAGCTGTTTGGCGACACGCGGGGTGAGGACGACAGCGGTGTAGAACGACAGCGGTGTTGACGATGGCGGGGCGGCTGTGAGGTTGCCCCGTTCGCCGTTGCGGGGCAGGGTGGGCCTGTCCTGAGAAGAGCGAAGCCCTCCCGGCCAAGTCTTGGCGGACAACCGGGAGGGCTTCTTGCTGCGATAGGTGCAGCCGTGACGACGGTAAGCCCGGATCCGGTCCGCGTCGAGTCCCGGCTGGCGTCGGATGCTGCGGTGCCCGACGTGCCGGGACGCGAGGTTGGCGCCGTGGGGGTGGGCGCGCGAGCGTGCGGTGGGCCGGCGACGGCGAGCGCGGGTGCGTCCTCGTCGTGGCCGGTGCCGCTCGTGCGGTGCCACGCACGTGCTGTTGCCGGCGACGATGCTCGGCCGGCGCGGGGACTGGGCTGCCACGAGCGGCCGGGCGCTGGAGCTTCGGGCCGCGGGGTTGGGACTGCGGCCGATCGCGACGGCGGTCGGCGCTTGTCTGTCGACGGTGCGCGGGTGGCTGTCGAGGTTCGTCGTGGTGGCCGAGACGGTGCGTGCGCATCTGACCCGTTGGGCGGTGTGGCTCGACTGTGGGCTGGTCCGTTTCGAACCCTCCGGCAGCCGGGTGGGGGATGCGACGGCGGCGGTCGCTGCGGCCGGCGGGGGCGGCGGCCGACCGGTTCGGGGTCGGCTGCCGGTGGCAGTTCGCGTCGGCGGTGACCGGCGGGCGGCTGCTGTGCAACACGACCTCGCCCTTCCCGAGCCCGTGGAAGGGTTGAACGCTGCTCGTCGTCCACACAACGACGAGGAGAGCTGTGCGACGGAAGATCGACGACGGCGCGACATCGCGCTGTTTCGCTACGGGCTGATCCGTGCCGCCGCCGATGCGGACCTGTCACCGGCCATTCTCCTGAGCGCGGCCGACTGGTGCGTGACCTCGCGGGGCGGGAGCACCCGCGGGCCTGACGGGCAGTGGGTGCGGGTGGGCCGGTCGACGCTGGATCGCTGGATCCGCGCCTATCGGGCCGGTGGGTTCGACGCGCTGATCCCGAAGCTGCGCAGCACCGCGGTGGTCAGCGATGTGGAGCTGCTCGACCTGGCGGTGCGGCTCAAGCGCGAGAACCCACGTCGGACCGCGACACATATCGCCGAGCTGATGGTGACCCATCTCGTCGACCGGGCCGAGGTCCGGCAGGTCCCGTCGGTGCGCACGGTCCAGCGGCCACTTCGCCCGGCTTGGCCTCAACGTCGGGCCCGACGGGCGACCTGCGGAGGCGTTCGGCCGGTTCGAGGCCGCCACGTCACCGACCTGTGGGTCGGTGACGTGGCCCACGGCCCGAGGATCGCCGGGCAGCAAGGCGCTGCTGTCCGCGTTCCTCGACGACCACTCCCGGCTGGTCGTGGGGCACCGGTGGGGTCGGTCCGAAGACGTGCTGCGGCTCGAAGCCGCGCTGCGGCGCGGGCTGGCGTCCCGCGGAGTGCCCAAGCGGATCTACGTCGATAACGGCAGCCCGTTCATCTCCCACCAACTCCAGCGTGCCTGTGCCGTGCTCGGGATCCGACTGGTCCACTCCAGGCCCGGCCGGCCGGCTCGGGATGCCGACCGTATCCGGCATGATGACGTCCATCGGCGGGTGACGAGCGAAGTGGCGAGGAGATCCACCGTGTCGCCGTCGGCCTGGGCGACCAGGTCAGCGATCAGACGCTCGACGATCTCGACGATGCGTGGCCGGAACGCCATGCTCGCTGCGCTGTGAACGCCGGCGCTACGAGCCTGCGCTGCCGCGCGTGCTCGGCACCGTCCATCTCCTGCATGGTCCGCAGGTAGGGAGGCAGTCCTCGGGCACATCAGGTCGCTGATAGCTGTCGGCGTGCAGCCGGAACCGCGGGTCGGCCAGCATCCGGCGCCCGGCTCGTGGCGCGTGACCGCCCAGATGCCGCGTCGCCACGGTCGACGCCATCGCGGCGCGCGCCGACCTCACGCGAGGGGCGGTCTACTCGAACTTCCCGGGCAAGCGCGCGCTGTACTTCGCGGTGCTCGCCGGGCGGCCGAGGAGCCGCCCGATCGACGACCGCAGCCCGGGTACACCGTCGTTGCCGCACTCGGCGCTCGCGCGGGCGCGGATGACCCGACTCGCGCTCACGACCGATGGTCCCGTGGCGGACGCGCGCGCGCCGGAGATGTTCATGCCCGGGGAGCAGTCCGACGAGCGGACATGGCTGCCCTTCGCCATCTCTTGGCACTCGACGCGCTGCTGCTCGGTCTCGCGCTGGAGCACGTGCGCGAGCAGTTCGCTGCAGCGCCGGCACGTCTTGTGCGCATGGCGCAAACGCTGTCGACGACGTTGCACGGGGCGAGCCAGCTCGCGGCCGCCGGCCCCCGGCGTCGTCGATCCGTTCGACGTCGTCGCCGCCTGCTGGACGCTCGGCGATCTCGAGCTCGACGACGCGTGGGACCCTCCGCACGTCGAGTACGTGCCCAAGGCGTCGCCCACCGACGAGCGCTGGGACCCACCCGCCAGCGAGGATGCGGTGCGTCGGCGGCCGCGCAGCTGGTCTCCGACGGGGTGCTCGCGGTGCTCGGGCTGCATCGTCTGCGCGCGGTCGGGAGGCGGTGCGCGCTGTGCCGTCCGACGCGATGGTGACCGTGGCGATCGTGACCGGCGAGCCGGCAGAGCTGATGCATCTGGCTCGGCTCGTGGTCGCGGACCTCTGCGGCTGCCTGCGTGAAGCGGTCCCAGTCGCCTGGCCGCGTCTGCAGGTCGTGTTCGACGAGTCCGCCGCGCTCGCACTGGGCGCAGGTGTGCGCGCGGTCAGCGACACAGACGTCGCTGTCCGCGTTCAAGGGCGACGCATCGTCGCCCGTGCGGAGGGGCGGGGTGCCTGTCACGCCGCGGCGACGGCTCACTGATCAGTAGGCGGTGCGCGGAGTAGGGTTCGATGGATGTCTGAGACACCCGGCTCGCCGATCACCAGGTATGTGCGCACCGAAAGCGGCCACGTGGCATACCAGGTGTTCGGTGATGGGCCACTGGTCGTCCTGTTCATCACCAACTGGATGACGAACCTCGACGTCATGTGGGATGCGCCGGGGCTACCTGCGTACCTTGGGCGGCTGGGGTCATTCGCGCGGGTGGTGTGCTTCGACAAGCGGGGCACCGGGGTGTCCGACCCGGTTCCGCTCGACGATCCCCCCACCCTCGAACGTTGGATGGACGACGCGGTCGCGGCGCTCGACGCCGCCGGTGCCGACGAGGTCGCCGTGATCGGGGACACCGAGGGCGGCCCCATGGCGATGCTGTTCGCGGCAACCTTTCCGCAACGGGTACGGGCGCTCGTGCTGATCAACTCGTTCGCGCGGTGGCAACGCGCCGACGACTATCCGATCGGCATGCCAGCGGCGACGACCGAGAAACTGATCGACCGTTGGCGCCACAACTGGGGCTACACCGCGGAGATCCTCGGCCTGACGGCCCCGTCGCTGGCTGACGACGAGCAGGCGCGCCACTGGCTCCTCCGCTATCAACGGCTGGCGATGCCTCCCGGCGCAGCGGAGGTGATGTACCGGTGGGTGCTGTCGGTGGATGTCCGCGAGGTGCTGCCGAGCATCACCGCTCCGACACTGGTACTGCACCGACGTGACGCACGGCACCACCGCATCGCCTTCGGACGTTACCTCGCCGAGCACATCCCCAGGGCGCGGCTGATCGAGCTGGACGGTGGGGACACGTTCCCGTTCCACGCCGGCGACATCGAGCCGCTGCTGTCGGCCGTCGAGGTGTTCCTGACCGGTGCGCAGCACACGCCCTCACCCGGCCGGCGCCTGGCGACGGTGATGATCACCGACATCGTCGGATCGACTGCGATCGCCTCGCGCATCGGTGACGCCCGCTGGCGTGAACTGCTCGGCGATCACGACGCAGTGATCCGAGGGGCCATCGCGCGGTTCCGTGGCTACGAGCTCGTCCACACCGGGGATGGCATCGTAGCCAGCTTCGATGGGCCGACGCGCGCGGTGACCTGCGCACGACACGTCCAGGACGCGCTGGCCGACCTGGGCCTGAAGACCCGCATCGGGCTGCACACCGGAGAGATCGAGGTCGGACCTGACGGCACGACGGGACTGGCGATCCACCTCGCCTCTCGCGTGATGTCGGTGGCCGCGTCGGGCGGCATCGTCGTGTCTCGAACCGTCAAGGACCTGACGTTGGGCTCCGGCATCGCCTTCGAAGACAACGGTGAGCACCGGCTGCCAGGTGTCACAGACGCCTGGAGGCTGTACAAGGTCGACCACGGCTCGAGAGGCGACACGCAGCCAGGTTGAACGAACCGTCACCCGCTCGTCGTTCGCGGAACCCGAGTTTCTGTCCGGCGGAGCCGGTCGACCAATCGTTGGCGGAACCAGGCCCCCGCCAAGTTCTGGCGGTCTCCACTGGGCACCGACCACCCGAGAGCGCGGTGGGCCCGCCTCGGCCCTCCTCACGACGCTGACCGGACAGGACCCCCACTGGCACGGACGTAGCACGAGCACAGGAGACGAGACATGGCGCAGGCACCTGTCAGCACCACTCTGGAGCGATCGGTGCAGACAGCGAATTCGTGGATCCACGACATCGCACAACGGTTGGACGTGGACCCCGACAAGGCGACGACGGTCCTCGGGCGCTGCCTGGGAGTGATCCGCGACAGTCTGACCGTCGACGAGGCAGCGGACCTTGCGGCCCAGGTGCCCATCGTGATCCGTGGTCTCTACCACCAGGAATGGAAGCCCAGTCGGACGCCGGTCCAGCGGAGCCGTACCGACGACGCGCTGCAGGAGTTGGCACAGCAACGCCCGTTCTCGGCCGAGGTCGACCCGGAGACGGCGATGGCGGCGGTCGGCGCCGTCCTCGGGTCCCGCGTGACGCGGGGCCAGATCGCCGATGTCAACAGTCAGGCCCCCAGCTGGGTCGCCCGGTTCGTCCAACCGGCAAGTCGCTGAGACCCGGAACCGCCGGAAGCCCGAGATGCGGGACGGTTCAGGCCGGCTCATCCATGGCGCGCCGCCTCACGTTGTGGCCGGCGTCGTCCATCCAGCGCGATCCGCCAGCTCGGTCGTCGCATGTGGTGCTCGCCGCCCACCGGGGGAATGACGAGCCGACCGCTCAGGAGAGACTGACATGACGCTGGCATCGCACCGTCTCCCGCACCGCCGCGCGCATCCCGCCCGAGACATTCGGCATCGCCGTCGACGTGCTGCGTCCACTCGTCGCCCGTGGATCGCCCGCAGGCCGCGGGTGGCGGACGTGGCCGAGCGGTTCGATGCAATCGGCGGGCGGTCCCCGGATGCAGCGTGTGCGTGACCGTCACCGGCCTGGACCCGTGGTGGTCCGGCTGCCGGGCCGTACGGTCGCGCTGATCGTGGATCCTGACCACGTGCGTCGGGTGCCTGGACCAGTCACCGGAGAAGTTCTCGACGGCCAACCGCGAGAAGTGGGCCGCGCTGGCGAGCTTCCAGCCGCACGGCGTGCTGATCTCCGACCCCGACCAGCGCGCGCAGCGCCGACCCTTCAACGAGCGGGTGCTCGACACCGACTAGCGCGTGCACGGCATGGCAGACCCCATCGTCGTCAAGGTCGGTCAGGAGGCGGAGCGGCTTACGGAGCACATCCGGCGTGTCGGCGAGCTGACCTGGGACAGCTTCATCATCGTGTGGTGGCGGGCCGTCCGTCGCGGGATCCTGGGCGACGCTGCGCGCGACGACCACGCGCTGACCGACCTGCTCACGCGACTCCGGCGCGACGCGAACTGGTCGTATTTCACGCCGACACGACGGCGCCTGCGGGAACGGTTCGACGCGCGGCTGCGTGCCCATCGACCGTGCCGAAGCCGGTAGCCTGGCCGCACTCGTCGCGACAGTTGACGGTCACCGCGTCAGCGTGGCCCACCAGCATACCCCAGTGGCTGTTCGCGTCCGACCCGGCCGGCATCGCGTCGCTCCGCACGATGGAGATGGAGCCGTCGCGTTCCAGCACCGCGAACGTGACGTCATAGAGAGGCCGCCCGAGCGGGTTTGCTGCGCCGGTACCTCATCACTGCCTCCCGAGCCTGAGAGCACACCCATGGGGGTCTACGGGTGCGGCTGGTGGCTCGCCCCTCGTCTGCGGCCCGTGACTGCGCGCGTGACGTGACGCTCATTTTCTGGGATCGCTGGTCGGGTTGTGGAGTATGATCACGCGTGGGGGTGGCTCCGGCCGCTGGCCGGCCGGAGGGTCGGTCGGGTCTGGAGGTGGCGGGGTGGAGCACGAGGCGGATGTTGTGCTGGTCGGCGTGGGGACCGGCGGTGAGGATCTGGCGCTGCGGCTGTTGGGTGCGGGGCTTGACGTGGTCGGGGTCGAGCCGAACCTGATCGGTGGGGAGTGCGCCTACTGGGCGTGCCTGCCGTCGAAGCTGATGATCCGCGCCGCGAATCTGCTGCAGGAGGCGCGGCGCGTCAATGGCGCGGCCGGACGGGCCGAGGTCACCCCGGACTGGAAGCTGCTGGCCACGCGGGTGCGTCAGGAGGTGACCGGCGGCTGGGACGACTCGACGGCCGTCGCCCGCTTCGAGGGCAGGGGTGGTCGGCTCGTGCGGGGGTTGGGGCGGCTGACCGGCCCGCGCACGGTGGCGGTGGGCGATGACAGGTTCAGCGCCCGCCGGGGTGTGGTCATCGCGACCGGCTCGCAGCCGGCGATCCCGCCCATCCCGGGGTTGGGTGACGTCGATTACTGGACCACCCATGATGTGATCCAGGCCGAGACGCTGCCGGCCTCGGTGATCGTGCTCGGCGGCGGGACGGTGGGCTGCGAGCTGGGGCAGGTGCTGGCCCGGTTCGGCGCCGAGGTCACCATCGTCGAGCAGCGCGATCGGCTGCTGCCGTCCGAGGAGCCCGAGGCGTCCGATGTCGTCGCGGGGGCGCTGTCGGGCGAGGGCATCGCCGTGCACACGGGATCGCCGGTCGAGAAGGTCTCGTCGGAGGACGGGCAGCTCGCGGTGACCACCGGCGACGGGACGGTGCTGCGTGCCGAGCGGCTGCTGGTCGCCACCGGCAGGACGATCGACGTCTCCGAGCTCGGTCTCGACACGGTGGGTGTGGATGCGTCGGTTGGTCGGGTCCCGGTCGATGGGCGGTGCCGGGTCGCCGACGGGGTCTGGGCGTTGGGCGACGTGACCGGTACGGCCATGTTCACCCACGTCGCGCTGCACCAGGCCGGCATCGTCGCCGATGACATCCTCGGACTCGAGCCCGCCGCCGCCGACGATCGGCCGCCGCCGCGGGGCACGTTCACCGACCCCGAGGTCGGCGCGGTGGGCCTGACCGAGGCGGCGGCCCGCGAGCAGGGCATCGCGGTCGATGTTGTGGTCAAGCAGGTGCCCGCGACCTTCCGGGGGTGGCTGCATGGACCTGGCAACGCCGGTGTCTTCAAGTTGGTCGCCGACCGTGATGAGGGCGCGCTGGTCGGCGCGACGGCGGTGGGACCCGCCGCGGGTGAGACGCTGAGCATGCTCGCGGTCGCGGTCCACGCACGGGTGCCGCTCGACAGCCTCCGCGGCATGATCTATGCCTTCCCGACCTTCCACGGCGGCATTGGCGAGGCCATCGGCGCCTACGCCCGCGGGCTGGTCACCGTGCTCGACCCCGACTTTCGCCCGCTGACCGACTGATCCCTTGCAGCGTCCACCTGTGTAAGGACCGAGCGATGAAGACGGCGACGGACGGCACGACGCAGCCGGTGCTGCTGATGCTGGCGGACATCAGCGGCTACACGCAGTTCATGCTGCAGCACGACGCAGCGCTGCGCCACAGTCAGACCATCATCGGCGAACTGCTGGAAAGCCTGATCAGACAGATCGATGTGCCCCTGCGGATCTCGGCGATCGAGGGCGACGCGCTGTTCCTGTACGCGATCAAGAGCGGCGATGAGGAGATCTGGCGTCGGCGCGGCGCCAGCCTCGTGGAGCGGCTGCGCGGGCTGTTCCACACGTTCGCGCAACGGCTCGTGGAGATCGGCGCCTACTCGGTGTGCAACTGCAACGCCTGCCGCATCGTCGGAGACCTCAAGCTGAAGATCGTCGCCCACTCCGGCGAGGCGATGTTCACCCAGATCGGCCAACACCCGACACTGTCCGGTCCGGATGTAATCACGCTGCACCGGCTGGCCAAGAACTCCGTGCGTGAGCGGCAGTACTTCCTGATGACCGAGGCCGCGTACCGCGACCTCGGCGAACCCGGCGGCGATGGTGTCATCGAGGGCAAAGAGGTGCTCGACACCGGGACGTTCACCACGTACACGGTCGTGCCCGAGGTGACAGTGCGTGACGACCCGGCGTTCATCCGGTCGCGGTTCTCCGACGACAACGCGGCGGTGCAGATCCTGCGCGACGAAGTGTCCCGCGAGTACACCGATGTCGCTCGGGACCCCGATCGCGGCTACCACTTCAACACCGGCCGCGCGGCGCTGGCGACCAACGGCTATGACGACGCGTGGCTTGACGGTCTGCCTGACAACGTCATCGCCTCGTTCGCGGGCACCGGCAACCCGTTCGCGATGGGCATGCCCGCCGAGGGCGAGTATGTCGTGGACATCGGGTCGGGCGCGGGCCTGGACGGGCTGATTGCGGCGCGGGCGGTGGGGCCCGCCGGGCATGTGATCGGTGTCGAGATGACCGAGGCGATGCTGGACAAGGCCCGCGTCGGAGCGGCCGAGGCGGGCTTGGACACCGTCGAGTTCCGCGAGGGGTTCTCGGAATCGCTGCCGGTCCCGGACGGATGGGCCGATCTGGCGATCTCCAACGGGTCGGTGAACCTGTCGCCGGACAAGTCTCTTGTCTTCGGTGAGATCCTCCGGGTGCTGCGGCCGGGCGGGCGGCTGCAGATCGCCGACATCACCGTCGAGACGCCCGTGCCGGAGGGCGCCAAACGTGACATCGATCTGTGGACCGGGTGAATCGCGGGAGCTCTGCTGGAGGCGGAGCTCGAGGCCACGGTCGTGGCCGCCGGATTCGAAGACTTCGAGATCACCTGGAACGCGAACATCTTCGAAAGGGCCGCGAGGCCGCGCAGGGAGGTCGCCGAGTTCGGCACACGCGGTGTCAACTTCCGCGCCCGCAAGCCCGCCTGAGGCCCCATCGGCATCGGACTGGCAGGCGCCGGTGCGCGTCAGCCGCGACCGGACAGGGGCGAAGCGGGCGTGGTTCCCGCATACGGACGACCACGATGGCGCCGGACGCGGCGGTGAGCCCGGCGACGGCCAGCAGCGGCAGGACCGGTACGCAGCGCCCCGAGGTCGCGGTGCAGCGCTCCGGGGACGTACCGGCGGCCCACTCGGAGGTCTGGCGCACGTCGAGCAGCCGGCGGTCTGACGCATCCCCCACATCCATGCGAGTGCTCAGGAGGCTAACGTGAGCGTGTTGATGATCATCAACGGTGCGGCGTACGGGTCGGAGCTGCCGTTCAATGGGCTGCGGCTGGCCGCGGCCCTGGTCAAGCGCGAAGGCGTCGATCTGCGGGTGTTCTTGATGGGCGATGCGGTCGTTTCCGCGCTGGAAGGGCAGCAGCTTCCTGATGGTTACTACCACTTGGATCGGATGGTGCAGTCGATCACGCGTCGCGGAGCTGAGGTTGGCTGCTGCGGGACGTGCATGGACGCGCGCGCCGTCGCAGATGAGCAGCTTGTCAAGGGGGCAGTTCGCTCCACGATGGAGCAGCTGGCGGACTGGACGCTCGAGGCCGATAAGGTCGTGACGTTCTGACCGGTCACCGCTGGATGGGGCCGCCGGCGTGGCGCCACTCGGGCAATCCGTCCTCGAGCCGTAGCGCTCGGCGGCCGCGTTGGCGCAGTCGGCGGACGGCGTCATCGGCGTAGACGCAGTACGGGCCGCGGCAGTAGGCGACGATGTCGCGGTCTGCGGGTAGCTCGTCGAGCTGATCCAGCCGGTCGGGTGGGATCGAGATGGCACCGGGCAGGTGGCCCGCGGCGTACTCGGGTTCGGGGCGGATATCGACGAGGATGACCTCGTCGCGGCGCAGTCGTTCGAGCAGTTCGTCGCGGTTGATGACGTCGACCTCGCTGCGGTCCCCGAGGTAGGCGCGGGCGAGCGTGTCGAGGCCGTCGACCTGTTCGGCGGCGACCCGGCGCATCGCCCACCACAGCTCGAGCACGTCGTCGGAGGCGAGCCGATAGTGGACGTGGGTGCCGACGCGGCGGCTGGTCACGAGTCCGGCGCGGGCGAGGGTGCGTAGGTGGTGGGAGGTGTTGGCGACCGACTGGTCGATCGCAGCGGCGACCTGCTCGACGGTTCGCTCGCCCTGGGCGAGCAGTTCGACGATCTCGACCCGCCGGCCGGACGCGAGCGCGCCGGCGATCGTCGCGAACGCGTCGAACAGTGCGTCCTTGGCCTTGCGTCGGTGTTCCGTCACGGGCATGGCTCACCCTCTCCTCATCCTCAGGCTATCAGCTTGTTCAAGTGAATCTTTGACAAGCGGACCAGATCAGGGCACACTGATATTCAAGTGATCACTTGAACACGCGGAGGGTTTGCTGTGGAGGTCTTGTCGCTGGTGGACGAGGGGCTGGGCAACAGCGCCTACGTGGTGGATCTGGGTGACGGTGGTGCGCTGGTCGTCGACCCCGAGCGGGACCCTCGTCCGTACCTGCGTGAGCTCGACCGCCGTGGGCTCGCGCCGAGGTTCGTCGCGGAGACCCACCTGCACGCCGACTTCATCTCCGGCGGTCGGGAGCTTGCCGTGGGCGGTGCGCAACTGCTGGCACCGGCCGGCAGCGATCTGGCCTTCGGGCACCGGCCGCTGGTCGATGGGGACGAGCTCGACCTGGGCGGGTTGACGTTGCGGGTCATCGCCACACCCGGACACACCCCGGAGCATCTGGCCTATCTGCTGTTGGACGACTCGCGGCCGGTGGCGTTGTTCTCCGGTGGGACGCTCATGGCCGGTGGAGTTGCGCGCACCGACCTACTGACACCTCAACAGACCGAGCCGTTGGCCCGGGCCGCGTACCGGTCGATCCACCAGCGGCTGCTGACTCTTCCGGACGACCTGGCGGTCTACCCGACGCATGGTGGCGGGTCGTTCTGCGCCGCCACCCCCGGCGGCGAACGCACCACTACGATCGGCCACGAGCGGACCTCGAACCCTCTGCTGATCGGCGATCCCGACGAGGACACGTTCGTGGCCCGCCTGCTCGGCGGGTTCGGCTCGTACCCGCCGTACTTCCTCGAGCTGCGCGACGTCAACCGCGCCTGCCCGATGGTGCACGGCCCCACTCCGCCGACGTTGCCGCAGATGACCGTGGAGCAGGTCGACGCGGCCGTCGCAGCCGGCGCCGAGCTGGTCGACGTCCGCGACATCGAGGCGTTCGCCGCCGGGCACGTCCCCCGTGCGCTGTCGAACCCGTGGCGGGCGCAGTTCGCGACCTGGCTCGGATGGCTCGTCCCCCGCAGCCGACCGGTCGTGTTCATCGCCGACGAGACCGTCGATCGCCACGACCTGATGTGGGCGGCGCTTACGATCGGGTTCGACGACCTTGTCGGTGAACTCGCCGGCGGCATCGACGCCTGGTGGTCAGCCGGCCGCCAGCTGGCCCGCACCCCGCTGATCGACGCCGAAGCAGCGGACGGCCGACGAGTGGTCGACGTCCGCCAGCGCTCAGACTTCACCGTCGGCCACGTACCGGGCGCGGTCCACGTCGAGCTGGGCGGCTTGGGCGAGGCGGCCGGTGAGGTGCGCGAGGCGGCTGGTGAGATGCCCGACGGGCCGGTGCTCGTGCACTGCAGTCACGGTGAGCGGGCCATGTCGGCCGCGAGCCTGCTAGAACGTGCCGGCCACCGCGACGTCGCGGTGCTGGCCGGCGGACCCGGTGACCTCGGCCGGCTGGAGACCCAGGCGTGAGCCGCACCGAGGAGCGCGCGCCGCTCCGGCTGGGGCTGCGGGAGAACCTGCCGCAGTTCGTGCTGCTCGTGGCCGTCAACGCGCTGGTCGGCGGGATGGTCGGTCAGGAACGCACGGTCCTGCCGCTGCTCGCCGAGCAGGAGTTCGGCCTGTCCCGCTACTCCGCGATGCTGACGTTCATCGCCGCGTTCGGCCTCACCAAGGCGGTCGTGAACTACTTCGCGGGCACGCTCGCCGACCGGTTCGGACGCCGACCCGTGCTGCTGGCCGGCTGGCTGTTCGCGATCCCGGTGCCGCTCCTATTGATCTGGGCGCCCACCTGGGGGTGGGTGGTGTTCGCCAACGTGCTGCTCGGTGTCAACCAGGGCCTGGCCTGGTCGGTCACCGTGATCATGAAGATCGACCTCGTCGGGCCGCGCCGTCGCGGGACCGCGATGGGGTTCAACGAGGCCGCCGGCTACGGTGCGGTGGCCATGACCGCGTGGGCGACCGGTGCGATGGCCGAGGCCGCCGGGCTGCGGCCCGCGCCGTTCCTGCTCGGCCTGGCGCTAGGAGCGCTGGGCATCGGCCTGTCCGCGGCGTTCGTGCGCGAGACCACCGGCCACGTCGAGCACGAGACCACCAGCCGC
This window contains:
- a CDS encoding GNAT family N-acetyltransferase encodes the protein MSASRPLPALILHFFGRPVQRPSRCRRVDRIRLDVLLKRLDVRPLALDDLDNLASMLGDADGLVHWGPPRNREKSRSWIERNIRRYEEDRFGRCAVILRDTGEFVGDCGLIRTRVERQSEVELGWIVRRAHRGKGIATEAAASWRDYAFDTLGLERIVSMVSENNVASRRVAEKLGMTVEREATWGDLPHLMYFLQRDHRSR
- a CDS encoding transposase family protein, translated to MTWPTARGSPGSKALLSAFLDDHSRLVVGHRWGRSEDVLRLEAALRRGLASRGVPKRIYVDNGSPFISHQLQRACAVLGIRLVHSRPGRPARDADRIRHDDVHRRVTSEVARRSTVSPSAWATRSAIRRSTISTMRGRNAMLAAL
- a CDS encoding adenylate/guanylate cyclase domain-containing protein, with the translated sequence MSETPGSPITRYVRTESGHVAYQVFGDGPLVVLFITNWMTNLDVMWDAPGLPAYLGRLGSFARVVCFDKRGTGVSDPVPLDDPPTLERWMDDAVAALDAAGADEVAVIGDTEGGPMAMLFAATFPQRVRALVLINSFARWQRADDYPIGMPAATTEKLIDRWRHNWGYTAEILGLTAPSLADDEQARHWLLRYQRLAMPPGAAEVMYRWVLSVDVREVLPSITAPTLVLHRRDARHHRIAFGRYLAEHIPRARLIELDGGDTFPFHAGDIEPLLSAVEVFLTGAQHTPSPGRRLATVMITDIVGSTAIASRIGDARWRELLGDHDAVIRGAIARFRGYELVHTGDGIVASFDGPTRAVTCARHVQDALADLGLKTRIGLHTGEIEVGPDGTTGLAIHLASRVMSVAASGGIVVSRTVKDLTLGSGIAFEDNGEHRLPGVTDAWRLYKVDHGSRGDTQPG
- a CDS encoding DUF2267 domain-containing protein, which gives rise to MQTANSWIHDIAQRLDVDPDKATTVLGRCLGVIRDSLTVDEAADLAAQVPIVIRGLYHQEWKPSRTPVQRSRTDDALQELAQQRPFSAEVDPETAMAAVGAVLGSRVTRGQIADVNSQAPSWVARFVQPASR
- a CDS encoding NAD(P)/FAD-dependent oxidoreductase, which codes for MEHEADVVLVGVGTGGEDLALRLLGAGLDVVGVEPNLIGGECAYWACLPSKLMIRAANLLQEARRVNGAAGRAEVTPDWKLLATRVRQEVTGGWDDSTAVARFEGRGGRLVRGLGRLTGPRTVAVGDDRFSARRGVVIATGSQPAIPPIPGLGDVDYWTTHDVIQAETLPASVIVLGGGTVGCELGQVLARFGAEVTIVEQRDRLLPSEEPEASDVVAGALSGEGIAVHTGSPVEKVSSEDGQLAVTTGDGTVLRAERLLVATGRTIDVSELGLDTVGVDASVGRVPVDGRCRVADGVWALGDVTGTAMFTHVALHQAGIVADDILGLEPAAADDRPPPRGTFTDPEVGAVGLTEAAAREQGIAVDVVVKQVPATFRGWLHGPGNAGVFKLVADRDEGALVGATAVGPAAGETLSMLAVAVHARVPLDSLRGMIYAFPTFHGGIGEAIGAYARGLVTVLDPDFRPLTD
- a CDS encoding DUF2652 domain-containing protein, whose translation is MKTATDGTTQPVLLMLADISGYTQFMLQHDAALRHSQTIIGELLESLIRQIDVPLRISAIEGDALFLYAIKSGDEEIWRRRGASLVERLRGLFHTFAQRLVEIGAYSVCNCNACRIVGDLKLKIVAHSGEAMFTQIGQHPTLSGPDVITLHRLAKNSVRERQYFLMTEAAYRDLGEPGGDGVIEGKEVLDTGTFTTYTVVPEVTVRDDPAFIRSRFSDDNAAVQILRDEVSREYTDVARDPDRGYHFNTGRAALATNGYDDAWLDGLPDNVIASFAGTGNPFAMGMPAEGEYVVDIGSGAGLDGLIAARAVGPAGHVIGVEMTEAMLDKARVGAAEAGLDTVEFREGFSESLPVPDGWADLAISNGSVNLSPDKSLVFGEILRVLRPGGRLQIADITVETPVPEGAKRDIDLWTG